A DNA window from Hippea jasoniae contains the following coding sequences:
- the coaD gene encoding pantetheine-phosphate adenylyltransferase has translation MNDCIAIVPGTFDPITNGHLDIIKRACKIFDHVIVAVAINASKMPMFDFDERVELTKRVVDEEPDLSGVEVKGIKGLLVDFAKEVNAKVIVRGLRAVSDFEYELQMAFMNRRLNKEVEMVYLMPYIKYSFLSSSIVKDVFFNGGDISKFVPGVVIEAMNKKLEERRG, from the coding sequence ATGAATGATTGCATAGCTATTGTGCCTGGGACATTCGATCCCATTACAAACGGTCATTTGGATATAATTAAAAGAGCGTGCAAGATTTTTGACCATGTTATTGTTGCTGTTGCGATTAATGCCAGTAAAATGCCGATGTTTGATTTTGATGAGAGGGTTGAGTTGACAAAAAGGGTTGTTGATGAGGAGCCTGATTTAAGTGGTGTTGAGGTTAAGGGGATAAAGGGTTTGTTGGTTGATTTTGCAAAAGAGGTGAATGCCAAGGTTATCGTTAGAGGTTTGAGGGCAGTTTCTGATTTTGAATATGAATTGCAGATGGCTTTTATGAATAGGCGTCTAAATAAAGAGGTTGAAATGGTTTATCTTATGCCGTATATAAAATACTCTTTTTTAAGCTCCTCCATTGTTAAGGATGTATTTTTTAACGGCGGCGATATTTCTAAGTTTGTGCCTGGTGTGGTTATTGAAGCGATGAATAAAAAACTTGAAGAAAGGAGAGGGTAG
- a CDS encoding pyridoxal phosphate-dependent aminotransferase, giving the protein MSKAKLNSRIGLIQPSMTIGISAKAKELKANGVNVINFSAGEPDFDTPDNIKMAAIKSLAEGFTKYTAAGGINELRDAVAKKEKVKNNLEYKRENVCISVGAKHALFNIAAVMLEPPDEVIIISPYWVTYEAIVSYVGATPIIVDTKQENGFVPTVDDVEAKITENTKMIWINNPTNPTGATYTQQQLEDIAQLAQKHDLWIVSDEIYEDIVFDGYKPVSIATLSDYAYERTLVVNGVSKTYSMTGWRIGYTCGDKDIIAAMIKLQSQSTSNPTCISQTAALEALEGPQDSVEKMRLEFEKRRDYIVGALNGMEGISCYKPKGAFYVFPNISSFFGKSYEGKKIENSMDFCTLLLEHAHVATVPGIAFGDDRFMRVSFATSLEDIEEGMARLKAFIEKIQ; this is encoded by the coding sequence ATGTCTAAAGCAAAGCTCAACAGTAGAATCGGATTAATTCAACCATCCATGACAATAGGAATCAGTGCAAAGGCTAAAGAACTTAAGGCAAACGGTGTTAATGTTATTAACTTCTCAGCAGGAGAGCCGGATTTTGATACACCAGATAATATAAAGATGGCCGCAATAAAATCTTTAGCTGAGGGTTTTACAAAGTATACTGCAGCAGGTGGTATAAATGAATTAAGAGATGCCGTTGCCAAGAAAGAAAAAGTTAAAAACAATCTTGAATATAAAAGGGAAAATGTTTGTATCTCAGTTGGTGCAAAACATGCCCTCTTCAACATTGCCGCAGTTATGCTCGAGCCCCCGGATGAGGTTATAATTATATCTCCTTACTGGGTAACCTATGAAGCTATTGTAAGCTATGTAGGTGCTACGCCGATAATTGTTGATACAAAGCAGGAAAACGGATTTGTGCCAACTGTTGATGATGTAGAGGCAAAGATAACAGAAAACACAAAGATGATCTGGATAAACAATCCTACCAATCCAACCGGTGCAACATACACTCAACAGCAGCTTGAAGATATCGCCCAGCTTGCTCAAAAACATGATTTATGGATTGTTTCTGATGAGATATATGAGGATATAGTATTTGATGGTTATAAGCCCGTAAGTATTGCAACGCTATCTGATTATGCCTATGAAAGAACACTTGTTGTTAACGGTGTAAGCAAGACATATTCAATGACTGGATGGCGAATCGGTTATACCTGTGGTGATAAAGATATTATTGCCGCAATGATAAAATTGCAGTCTCAGAGCACTTCAAATCCAACATGTATATCCCAGACTGCAGCATTGGAGGCATTGGAAGGTCCACAGGATAGTGTTGAAAAGATGAGGTTGGAGTTTGAAAAAAGAAGGGATTATATTGTTGGTGCATTGAATGGCATGGAGGGTATAAGCTGTTATAAGCCAAAGGGTGCCTTTTATGTATTCCCTAATATTTCAAGTTTCTTTGGAAAGAGTTATGAGGGCAAAAAGATTGAAAATTCCATGGATTTCTGCACGCTTTTGCTTGAGCATGCCCATGTTGCCACAGTGCCAGGCATAGCCTTTGGTGATGATAGATTTATGAGAGTATCGTTTGCTACAAGTCTTGAAGATATTGAAGAGGGTATGGCTCGATTGAAAGCCTTTATAGAGAAAATTCAATAA
- a CDS encoding tetratricopeptide repeat protein translates to MADEEKDKNLETDEEVIVIEDEEEQSGQEEEEQLEEKPEEESTEEKEELQEQSLKKKNKLPLIVAAALVVVAIIAAAYFFLLKPKPPPPKPKKVEHIAKKPKPKPKPKPKPSQPEKYNPIVDVHFINAMRLQQKGLYRQAINQLKQATIDLYVSYYGIGYVYLLLGDLKKAKEYLFDKTRDYLLLAVHDNPDYIEGYVNLFRVYMAVSDYNNALKMIEILRQKGVDSDDLKLMETYYDFVKNNKADDIFRLLDHYKDSPLVYSLAGDLLLKQNKLKQAEDYFIKALRLYPLGSIYYNLALLYVQNSQYNKATALLNKMYYMDFSKIACKNYLGFFLLFKQNKFKAANSFLQLNGLKKLSCYDNFKIIPKVRSPLSLESYLLRSTFNYMLAAQILASYLEPVDLPSAKANPFIKLGQVYKSIGLPKQAKEELSKAAVFSEAVLLTEYAKNFYISGDYKKSLAYYKMALKKVPTNPLILYDVALLDLKNFKIDEAKTIFLQLINGYEAFPLPYLGMFIVSQIEGKHMDSMKYLNAFSRRTKSLASDAMKKLKDLDIFVSYILNKENFNRAKLNKLGDYNRRVFELFRAALSMDVDYLYINQPFEEWMHLKWNPETLETLCEFFFKNYNIDFIKRLMATVYLIDRKPAKAYQALYNLTEYSASDYYKLGVAYLLSGYPDIADNFFTKSILKGTNFFNSYVAKAIIQAQKGSLTGVEYYLKIILKKEAKFAWLDTDIFLDYDIRLQ, encoded by the coding sequence ATGGCTGATGAGGAAAAAGATAAAAATTTAGAAACAGACGAAGAAGTTATAGTTATAGAGGATGAAGAGGAGCAAAGTGGTCAAGAGGAAGAGGAACAGTTAGAAGAAAAGCCTGAAGAGGAAAGTACAGAAGAAAAGGAAGAGCTTCAAGAACAGTCTTTAAAGAAAAAAAACAAGCTTCCTTTAATTGTGGCTGCTGCTTTGGTAGTTGTTGCTATTATAGCAGCAGCCTATTTTTTTCTTCTAAAACCAAAACCACCACCACCCAAACCAAAAAAGGTAGAACATATAGCAAAAAAACCAAAGCCCAAACCCAAACCCAAACCAAAACCCTCACAGCCAGAAAAATACAACCCTATTGTGGATGTGCATTTTATCAACGCCATGAGACTTCAACAAAAGGGTTTATATAGACAGGCAATTAATCAGCTTAAGCAGGCAACAATCGATCTTTATGTCTCCTACTACGGTATAGGGTATGTTTATCTTTTGCTTGGCGATTTAAAAAAGGCAAAAGAGTATCTGTTTGATAAAACGAGGGATTATCTATTGCTTGCCGTTCACGACAATCCAGACTATATCGAAGGTTATGTAAATCTTTTCAGGGTTTATATGGCTGTTTCAGACTACAACAACGCTTTGAAGATGATAGAGATTCTAAGACAAAAAGGTGTAGATAGTGATGATTTAAAGCTCATGGAGACATATTACGATTTTGTGAAGAACAATAAAGCCGATGATATTTTTAGACTTTTAGATCATTACAAAGATTCGCCGCTTGTTTATTCACTTGCAGGCGATTTGCTTTTGAAACAAAACAAACTAAAGCAGGCTGAGGATTATTTTATAAAGGCTTTGAGATTGTATCCGCTTGGTAGTATTTACTACAACCTTGCCCTGCTGTATGTGCAAAACAGTCAGTATAATAAAGCAACGGCTCTTTTAAATAAGATGTATTACATGGATTTTAGCAAAATTGCATGCAAAAACTATTTAGGCTTCTTTTTGCTTTTCAAACAAAATAAATTCAAAGCAGCCAACTCGTTTTTGCAGCTGAATGGCTTAAAAAAGCTAAGCTGCTATGATAACTTTAAGATTATTCCCAAAGTAAGAAGCCCATTAAGCCTTGAAAGCTATCTATTGCGTTCAACATTTAACTATATGCTTGCAGCCCAAATACTTGCATCCTACCTTGAGCCGGTCGATTTGCCATCAGCTAAAGCGAATCCGTTTATAAAGTTGGGTCAGGTTTATAAAAGCATAGGTTTGCCAAAGCAGGCTAAAGAGGAGTTATCCAAAGCTGCGGTATTTTCTGAGGCTGTTTTGTTAACCGAATATGCCAAGAATTTTTATATATCTGGAGATTATAAAAAATCACTTGCATACTACAAAATGGCTCTTAAAAAAGTGCCTACAAACCCTTTGATTTTATACGATGTTGCCCTGCTTGATTTAAAAAACTTTAAAATTGATGAGGCAAAAACAATTTTTCTCCAACTAATTAACGGATATGAGGCTTTTCCTCTGCCTTATCTGGGGATGTTTATCGTTAGTCAGATTGAAGGTAAGCATATGGATAGCATGAAATATTTAAACGCATTTTCTCGTCGCACGAAGTCTTTGGCTTCAGATGCAATGAAGAAGCTAAAAGACCTTGATATTTTTGTTAGCTATATACTCAATAAGGAGAATTTTAATCGTGCTAAACTAAATAAACTTGGTGATTACAACAGACGAGTGTTTGAACTATTTAGGGCAGCTCTGTCGATGGATGTTGATTATCTGTATATTAATCAACCTTTTGAGGAGTGGATGCATTTGAAGTGGAATCCAGAGACACTTGAAACTCTGTGTGAGTTTTTCTTTAAAAACTACAATATCGATTTTATAAAGCGGCTTATGGCAACGGTTTATCTGATTGATAGAAAACCTGCAAAAGCGTATCAGGCTTTGTATAATCTGACAGAATATTCTGCATCTGATTATTATAAGCTGGGCGTTGCATATCTTTTGAGTGGGTATCCTGACATTGCCGATAACTTTTTCACAAAGTCTATTTTGAAAGGCACAAACTTTTTTAACAGCTATGTTGCAAAGGCGATTATTCAGGCTCAGAAGGGTTCATTAACTGGTGTAGAATACTATCTAAAAATTATTCTCAAAAAAGAAGCTAAATTTGCATGGCTGGATACAGATATTTTCCTTGACTATGACATCAGGTTGCAATGA
- a CDS encoding peptidoglycan D,D-transpeptidase FtsI family protein yields the protein MNRVRLNFIVFIITLLFIIAVGRAFYIQIIKHRYYFNQYIENLSRNVVVKGYRGEIFDADHRALAISYPSFELFVDPVFFNRLNEKYGDDPLFEFKKDAFFEDLETVLSLKKRYVLGVINKYKSLRFVILKRNITLNQFRKLKYNPNFLRSFGFVKNYKRFYPDGEFSAHIVGFCYRGYKNGEGAEGLERYYNKYLEAPVLKERVFFDNLKTQTSIAPKGGDKLTTTINKDIQDFVHIALKDTVLKHQAKSGMVVVMNPFDGSIIAMDSYPFYNNNFFYKFKYSDIRNRCITDVFEPGSVFKVVTMSAALDSGVFKGNEIIYCNKGRYKIKNKVIHDVHRFKYLSFDNVFVYSSNIGSAKIALKLGKKLFYKYLYKFGVGFKTGVDLNGEAEGIVKDIFNVGDVDLATMAFGQGIGVTEIQLARIYSAIANGGYLVRPHFMKSLISDSQAIRYKLEKHRILKPSTVEKVKSILRKVVLYGTGKRAALKDYNVAGKTGTAQIAFRGEYQHEYVASFAGFAPFKKPRFVVVVSIFKPQKGGIYGGEVAAPLFAKIMDYALHYYGVKPNK from the coding sequence TTGAATAGGGTAAGACTCAACTTTATCGTTTTCATTATAACTCTTCTTTTTATCATTGCAGTTGGACGTGCTTTTTATATTCAAATTATAAAACATCGCTACTACTTCAACCAGTATATTGAAAATCTATCAAGAAATGTTGTTGTAAAGGGCTACAGAGGAGAGATCTTCGATGCCGATCATAGAGCTCTTGCAATCAGTTATCCTTCGTTTGAGCTGTTTGTGGACCCTGTTTTTTTTAATAGATTAAATGAAAAATATGGCGACGATCCGCTGTTTGAGTTTAAAAAAGATGCGTTTTTTGAGGATTTAGAAACTGTTCTTTCGCTTAAAAAAAGATATGTTTTGGGTGTTATAAATAAGTATAAAAGTTTAAGATTTGTTATTCTTAAAAGAAACATAACACTTAATCAGTTTAGAAAACTCAAATACAATCCAAATTTTTTGAGGTCTTTTGGATTTGTTAAAAATTATAAGAGGTTTTACCCCGATGGTGAGTTTTCGGCACATATTGTTGGTTTCTGCTACAGAGGATATAAAAACGGTGAAGGTGCTGAAGGGCTTGAAAGGTATTATAATAAATATCTTGAAGCACCAGTATTAAAGGAAAGGGTGTTTTTTGATAACTTAAAAACTCAAACCTCAATTGCCCCAAAGGGTGGCGATAAGCTAACCACAACTATCAATAAAGATATTCAGGATTTTGTGCATATAGCCTTAAAAGATACGGTATTAAAACATCAGGCAAAAAGCGGTATGGTTGTTGTAATGAACCCTTTCGATGGTTCTATAATTGCCATGGATTCATATCCGTTTTATAATAATAATTTTTTTTATAAGTTTAAATATAGCGACATTAGAAACAGGTGTATAACTGATGTGTTTGAGCCTGGCAGTGTATTTAAAGTTGTGACGATGTCAGCGGCTTTAGATTCTGGTGTTTTTAAAGGTAATGAAATCATATATTGCAATAAAGGGCGGTATAAAATCAAGAATAAAGTGATTCATGATGTTCATAGATTTAAATATTTAAGCTTTGATAATGTATTTGTGTATTCAAGTAATATTGGCAGCGCAAAAATAGCCTTAAAATTAGGCAAAAAGCTGTTTTATAAGTATCTTTATAAATTTGGTGTGGGTTTTAAGACAGGCGTTGATTTAAATGGCGAGGCAGAAGGAATCGTTAAAGATATTTTCAATGTTGGCGATGTAGATCTTGCTACAATGGCGTTTGGTCAGGGTATAGGCGTTACAGAGATTCAGCTTGCCCGTATCTATTCAGCCATAGCAAATGGCGGGTATCTTGTCAGGCCGCATTTTATGAAAAGCCTTATCTCAGATTCGCAAGCAATAAGATATAAATTGGAAAAACACAGAATCCTTAAACCATCAACGGTAGAAAAGGTAAAATCGATTTTAAGAAAAGTTGTGCTTTATGGAACGGGTAAAAGAGCCGCACTGAAAGACTATAATGTTGCTGGAAAAACAGGTACAGCCCAGATTGCCTTCAGGGGTGAATATCAGCATGAGTATGTAGCATCATTTGCCGGTTTTGCACCGTTTAAAAAGCCCCGTTTTGTTGTGGTTGTATCTATTTTTAAGCCCCAGAAGGGTGGAATTTATGGAGGCGAGGTTGCCGCACCACTGTTTGCAAAAATTATGGACTATGCGCTTCACTACTACGGCGTAAAACCGAACAAATAA
- the rsmH gene encoding 16S rRNA (cytosine(1402)-N(4))-methyltransferase RsmH yields MLHKPVLTEELMAIIQPKSGGVYVDMTLGAAGHTSRILKLSSPKGIVIAFDKDEDAIKHATETLKSIYQDRLILVHEDFVKLDEVLNSLGFEEVDGVVMDLGVSLDQLKSKKGFSFNIDAPLDMRMDKRSSLTASEIINSFREDELEKILRVYGEERFAKRIAKQIVKHRPIHTTKQLAELIEDTVPRHFSRKIHPATRSFQALRIVVNDELESLQGGLKAAIKRLKIGGSICVISFHSLEDRIVKNTLRNFKQKGIIRPLTKKPIYPSKKEILKNRQARSAKMRCALKIAKEADND; encoded by the coding sequence ATGCTGCATAAACCCGTATTAACCGAAGAGCTTATGGCGATAATACAGCCAAAATCCGGTGGTGTCTATGTAGATATGACGCTGGGGGCGGCAGGTCATACAAGCAGAATTTTAAAGCTTTCCTCGCCTAAGGGAATTGTTATTGCATTTGATAAGGATGAGGATGCAATAAAGCATGCTACAGAGACATTAAAGTCTATTTATCAGGATCGATTAATATTGGTGCATGAGGATTTTGTAAAACTTGACGAAGTACTTAATAGTCTGGGTTTTGAAGAGGTTGATGGTGTTGTTATGGATCTTGGCGTCTCCTTGGATCAACTAAAGTCAAAAAAAGGGTTTTCGTTTAATATCGATGCACCGCTGGATATGAGAATGGATAAAAGGAGCTCTCTAACGGCATCAGAAATCATAAACAGCTTCAGGGAAGATGAACTGGAGAAGATTTTAAGGGTTTATGGAGAGGAACGATTTGCAAAACGGATAGCAAAACAGATTGTTAAACACAGACCGATCCATACAACAAAACAACTTGCAGAGTTGATAGAGGACACTGTGCCAAGGCATTTTTCAAGAAAAATCCATCCTGCAACAAGGAGTTTTCAGGCTCTGCGTATAGTTGTCAATGATGAGCTTGAAAGCCTACAGGGTGGACTAAAAGCTGCGATAAAGAGATTAAAGATCGGTGGTAGCATCTGTGTGATTTCGTTTCATTCACTTGAGGATAGGATTGTTAAAAACACACTGCGTAATTTTAAGCAGAAAGGTATTATTAGGCCACTTACAAAAAAACCCATCTATCCATCAAAAAAGGAGATTTTGAAAAACAGGCAGGCTAGGTCAGCAAAGATGCGTTGTGCTTTAAAGATAGCAAAGGAGGCGGATAATGATTGA
- a CDS encoding penicillin-binding protein 1A gives MKKLFRAIFRFFLYLFSIIVVVGVIVGAVYIGSLYVSIRGDFNRIVSVKMLPLPTEVYSADGKLIAKFGLQNRIPVKLQQISPWMRYAILAAEDARFYEHGAIDLVGILRALAVDIIKGRVVQGGSTITQQLVKNIYLTPSRTISRKIKEIMLAYRLEKELSKDQILQLYLNTVYFGEGAWGVEAAAKTYFNTDASKLTITQSALLAGLVAAPSRYNPYKHPKLARIRTVYVLKRMYENHFISLAQFKRAMNAKIILKKPTANLFGLIIAPYFTDYIRSWLIKRFGEEVVYKSGLKVYTTLDSKLQRFAFIAVKSGILSIKKKYDGLQAALVAMDPKTGFIKALVGGFDYSQSQFNRALQALRQPGSSFKPIIYLTALTEGYLPDDTIADQPVVFRFNGREWRPQNYERVFHGTVTLMYALVHSVNVATINLLNSVGIGNVIRMAHQLGIKEKIPHNLSIALGSLSVKPIEMVRAYAAFDNYGLLPKPIFITKIVDKYGHVIYKAKPELKRVFDTIDGYILTGMLRNVILYGTGRAARVIKRPLAGKTGTTNNYRDAWFIGYSPSLVCGVWVGYDDNRIIFRGATGARAALPIWIKFMSNALASKPIETFPIPKGVSSDIIQMLSRPPKNPQDLETIQPTIQQLYENAVN, from the coding sequence ATGAAAAAGCTGTTTAGGGCTATTTTTAGGTTTTTTTTATATCTATTTTCTATAATTGTTGTTGTGGGTGTGATTGTTGGTGCTGTTTATATTGGTTCGTTGTATGTGAGTATTCGGGGTGATTTTAATAGGATTGTAAGTGTAAAGATGCTGCCACTGCCCACAGAGGTTTATTCAGCCGATGGTAAACTCATTGCAAAGTTTGGGCTTCAAAATAGAATCCCCGTAAAATTACAGCAAATTTCTCCATGGATGAGATATGCAATTTTAGCTGCAGAGGATGCACGATTCTATGAGCATGGAGCTATCGACCTTGTTGGTATTTTAAGGGCTCTTGCTGTTGACATTATAAAGGGCAGGGTTGTGCAGGGTGGAAGCACAATAACTCAACAGCTTGTTAAAAATATATATCTGACACCATCAAGAACAATTTCACGAAAAATAAAGGAGATTATGCTTGCCTACAGACTGGAAAAAGAACTTTCAAAGGATCAGATTTTGCAGCTGTATTTAAATACCGTTTATTTTGGTGAGGGTGCATGGGGGGTTGAGGCAGCAGCAAAAACCTACTTTAACACTGATGCTTCAAAACTCACTATCACTCAAAGTGCGCTTTTAGCCGGTCTTGTTGCAGCACCAAGCAGATACAATCCATACAAGCATCCAAAACTGGCAAGGATAAGAACTGTTTATGTGTTAAAAAGAATGTATGAGAATCACTTTATCTCGCTTGCTCAGTTTAAGAGGGCTATGAATGCTAAAATCATATTAAAAAAACCCACAGCCAACCTGTTTGGTTTGATTATAGCGCCCTATTTTACCGATTACATAAGAAGCTGGTTGATTAAGCGCTTTGGTGAGGAAGTGGTTTATAAGAGCGGTTTAAAGGTTTATACGACTTTAGATAGCAAACTACAGCGTTTTGCCTTCATAGCTGTAAAAAGCGGCATTTTGTCTATTAAAAAGAAATACGATGGACTGCAGGCAGCTTTAGTTGCTATGGATCCAAAAACAGGTTTTATAAAAGCCTTAGTTGGCGGTTTTGATTATTCACAAAGCCAGTTTAACAGGGCATTGCAGGCTTTGAGGCAGCCTGGAAGCTCCTTTAAACCGATTATCTACCTAACTGCTTTAACAGAAGGCTATCTACCAGATGATACAATTGCTGACCAGCCCGTTGTTTTCAGATTTAACGGCAGAGAATGGAGGCCACAAAATTATGAAAGGGTGTTTCACGGCACGGTTACCCTTATGTATGCTCTTGTGCACTCTGTTAATGTTGCCACAATCAATCTTTTAAACAGCGTTGGAATAGGGAATGTTATAAGAATGGCTCATCAATTGGGTATTAAGGAAAAAATTCCTCATAATTTATCAATTGCTCTTGGTTCTTTGAGTGTTAAGCCCATTGAAATGGTTAGAGCCTATGCAGCCTTTGACAATTATGGGCTTCTGCCAAAGCCGATTTTTATTACAAAGATCGTCGATAAATACGGGCATGTTATCTATAAAGCAAAGCCTGAGCTAAAAAGGGTGTTTGATACGATAGATGGTTATATTCTAACGGGAATGCTTAGAAATGTTATTCTATATGGGACAGGTAGGGCAGCAAGGGTTATCAAAAGGCCGCTTGCAGGAAAAACAGGTACAACCAACAACTACAGGGATGCCTGGTTTATAGGGTATTCTCCATCACTTGTATGCGGCGTCTGGGTGGGTTATGATGACAACAGAATAATTTTTAGGGGTGCAACAGGTGCAAGAGCGGCATTGCCCATCTGGATAAAGTTTATGTCTAATGCTTTGGCGAGTAAGCCAATAGAAACATTTCCCATCCCCAAAGGTGTCAGCAGCGATATTATTCAGATGCTTTCAAGACCACCAAAAAATCCGCAAGACCTTGAAACGATTCAGCCCACTATTCAGCAGCTTTATGAAAATGCCGTCAATTGA
- a CDS encoding peptidase U32 family protein has protein sequence MVELLAPAGNLEKIKTAINYGADAVYSGLKRFGLRSRAKNLSFDEYIKALEFVREKNKKLYLTLNAYLFDKDFEELKKIVGFLNRFKPDGVIVSDLGVLSYIYNNSDIDIHISTQANITNSYAAKMLKRFRVKRVILARELSIDDIKDFKRNCSLELEAFVHGAMCMAYSGRCFMSAFMTKRSANRGDCAQSCRWRYTIVESKRPNEHFEVEEHPEGSFVFNSCDLCALPVLDELIKAGVSSLKIEGRMKSIYYVAVVVAVYRDALNTILSGGTIDSKLEFYLKELERVSHRPYCLGFYKNDVWQYTKSSGYIRNCRFVGVVEEIDGNVARVAVRDRLSVGEYEVFGKDLSIEKITVKGIFDRDGNEKKSGNPNEIVYIKLAKKLNVRGLLRVCHESNSRSL, from the coding sequence ATGGTTGAACTGTTGGCTCCAGCGGGAAATTTAGAAAAAATTAAAACAGCTATAAACTATGGAGCAGATGCCGTTTACAGTGGATTGAAAAGATTTGGATTGCGCTCAAGGGCAAAGAATCTATCGTTCGATGAGTATATTAAAGCACTTGAATTTGTAAGAGAGAAAAACAAAAAACTCTACTTAACATTGAACGCCTATCTGTTTGATAAAGATTTTGAAGAGTTGAAAAAGATAGTAGGTTTTTTGAATAGATTTAAGCCTGATGGTGTGATTGTTTCAGATTTAGGTGTTTTGAGTTATATTTACAATAACAGCGATATAGATATCCATATTAGCACTCAGGCGAATATTACAAACAGTTATGCTGCCAAAATGCTAAAAAGGTTTAGGGTTAAAAGGGTTATCCTTGCAAGAGAGCTTTCAATTGACGATATTAAAGATTTTAAAAGAAATTGTAGCCTTGAGCTTGAGGCTTTTGTTCATGGGGCGATGTGTATGGCATATTCCGGTAGATGCTTTATGTCTGCGTTTATGACAAAAAGAAGTGCAAATAGAGGAGATTGTGCTCAAAGTTGCAGATGGAGATATACAATCGTTGAGTCGAAAAGGCCGAATGAGCATTTTGAGGTGGAAGAGCACCCCGAGGGTAGTTTTGTTTTTAATTCCTGCGATCTATGCGCCTTGCCTGTTCTGGATGAATTGATAAAAGCAGGGGTAAGCTCTCTCAAAATTGAAGGGAGAATGAAAAGCATTTATTATGTTGCCGTTGTTGTAGCTGTGTATAGGGATGCTTTGAATACAATTCTTAGTGGAGGAACTATAGATAGCAAGCTTGAATTCTATTTAAAGGAGTTAGAAAGAGTGAGCCACAGACCGTACTGTCTGGGTTTTTATAAAAACGATGTGTGGCAATACACAAAAAGCTCGGGCTATATCAGGAATTGCAGATTTGTTGGTGTTGTAGAAGAAATCGATGGTAATGTGGCAAGGGTGGCTGTCAGGGATAGGTTGAGTGTGGGTGAATATGAGGTATTTGGAAAGGACTTATCCATTGAAAAAATAACTGTAAAAGGAATTTTTGATAGGGATGGTAATGAAAAAAAATCTGGAAATCCCAACGAGATTGTGTATATTAAATTAGCTAAAAAATTGAATGTAAGGGGATTGTTAAGAGTCTGTCATGAGAGTAATAGCAGGAGCTTATAA
- the rsmD gene encoding 16S rRNA (guanine(966)-N(2))-methyltransferase RsmD, translating to MRVIAGAYKYKKLKYKRNRYLRPTRSIVRKSFFDTVRGLLEESVFIDLFAGSGSIGVEALSRGAKEVVFVDNSSESVELIRNNVKPFSNATVKKIDARRFLDDPVLDRADLVYVDPPYDFNLKEFLVELFEKINQNAIVCVEHDKYKPLDDRFGRFKKIKSRSFGKNTLDYFGVKDE from the coding sequence ATGAGAGTAATAGCAGGAGCTTATAAATATAAGAAATTAAAATATAAAAGAAACAGATACCTAAGGCCTACTCGCAGTATCGTAAGAAAATCTTTTTTTGATACAGTGAGGGGGCTTTTGGAGGAAAGTGTATTTATAGACCTTTTTGCTGGAAGTGGCTCGATTGGTGTTGAAGCATTATCAAGAGGCGCAAAAGAGGTTGTTTTTGTGGATAATTCTTCAGAAAGTGTTGAGCTGATAAGAAACAATGTCAAGCCATTTAGTAATGCAACTGTTAAAAAGATCGATGCGAGACGTTTTTTGGATGATCCGGTTTTAGATAGGGCTGACCTTGTTTATGTAGATCCACCTTATGATTTTAACCTTAAAGAATTTTTAGTAGAGCTATTTGAAAAAATCAATCAAAATGCTATTGTGTGTGTTGAACATGATAAGTATAAACCGCTTGATGATCGATTTGGAAGATTTAAGAAAATTAAAAGCAGAAGTTTTGGTAAAAATACGCTTGATTATTTTGGGGTGAAAGATGAATGA